A region of Catenibacterium mitsuokai DNA encodes the following proteins:
- a CDS encoding PTS fructose transporter subunit IIC, translating into MKKFFNEAKGHMMTGIGYMLPLIIGASLVVAIPLIIALCTGVQSLDPYAKATGFYHTLWQIQQVGWAGIGLVNTVLAGFIAYSIAEKPAIGAGLIGGAIASNYQEGFLGAVIAGFLAGYTVRWCKKTFNLPESFQSMMPLVISPFFATAVIALVMGVILNTPLSMLNTALISWIRTMTKSGTNQVLLAVILGAMIGSDMGGPINKAAWMAGNVLMAEKIYQPNVYINCAICIPPLAYAISTVIKSKCYSDSFKDAGKGNWVMGFVGITEGAIPFTLVKASRLVPLNMIGCALGAAVTCLLGAKATIPPVGGIYGFITIGSGWAYLVGMLVGALFIAFVAPLLANFNVDPESEDETMTEDDVEISFE; encoded by the coding sequence ATGAAAAAGTTTTTTAATGAAGCTAAAGGTCATATGATGACTGGTATTGGCTACATGTTACCACTTATCATTGGTGCTTCTTTAGTTGTTGCAATTCCATTAATTATCGCATTATGTACTGGCGTACAGAGCTTAGATCCATATGCAAAGGCAACTGGATTCTATCACACTTTATGGCAGATTCAGCAAGTAGGTTGGGCTGGTATCGGTCTTGTTAATACAGTTCTAGCTGGTTTTATTGCTTACTCTATCGCTGAAAAGCCTGCTATTGGTGCTGGTTTAATCGGTGGTGCTATCGCTTCTAATTATCAGGAAGGTTTCTTAGGAGCTGTTATTGCTGGTTTCTTAGCTGGTTACACTGTAAGATGGTGCAAAAAGACATTTAACTTACCTGAATCATTCCAGTCAATGATGCCATTAGTTATTTCACCATTCTTTGCTACAGCTGTTATTGCTCTTGTAATGGGTGTTATCTTAAATACTCCATTATCAATGTTAAATACTGCATTAATTTCTTGGATTCGTACTATGACAAAATCAGGTACTAACCAAGTTCTCTTAGCTGTCATTTTAGGTGCTATGATTGGTTCTGATATGGGTGGACCTATCAACAAAGCTGCTTGGATGGCTGGTAACGTATTAATGGCAGAAAAAATCTATCAGCCTAACGTTTATATTAACTGTGCAATTTGTATTCCACCACTAGCATATGCTATTTCTACTGTTATTAAGAGCAAATGCTATTCAGATTCTTTCAAAGATGCTGGTAAAGGTAACTGGGTAATGGGATTTGTTGGTATCACTGAAGGTGCTATCCCATTCACATTAGTAAAAGCGTCTCGTCTAGTTCCACTTAACATGATTGGTTGTGCATTAGGTGCTGCTGTAACATGTCTTTTAGGTGCTAAGGCTACTATTCCTCCAGTTGGTGGTATTTATGGTTTCATCACTATTGGTAGTGGATGGGCTTATTTAGTAGGTATGCTAGTAGGTGCATTATTCATCGCATTTGTTGCTCCATTACTTGCTAACTTCAACGTTGATCCAGAATCAGAAGACGAAACTATGACTGAAGACGACGTAGAAATTTCATTTGAATAA
- a CDS encoding PTS fructose transporter subunit IIB, translating into MKVVGISACPAGLAHTPMAAKALEKAGKKIGFDVKMEQQGSMGQVNAITKEEAQAADFVLIASDQHIEGMDRFEGKPVIRVNITTCIKAPEAVLKKCAKAVEAKKG; encoded by the coding sequence ATGAAAGTTGTTGGTATTTCAGCTTGTCCAGCTGGTTTAGCTCATACTCCAATGGCTGCAAAAGCATTGGAAAAGGCTGGAAAGAAGATTGGTTTTGATGTCAAGATGGAGCAGCAGGGTTCAATGGGGCAGGTTAATGCTATTACAAAAGAAGAAGCTCAGGCTGCTGACTTTGTATTAATTGCATCTGATCAGCATATTGAAGGTATGGACCGTTTTGAAGGTAAACCAGTTATTCGTGTCAATATTACTACTTGTATTAAGGCACCTGAAGCAGTTTTAAAGAAATGTGCTAAAGCTGTTGAAGCAAAAAAAGGATAA
- a CDS encoding PTS sugar transporter subunit IIA, whose translation MNELLNEQTTFLDVDEKDKDGILKFISHKAKLLDITDDEDALYHDFLEREKEFSTGLQDGFAIPHARTDNVKKVTVMFLRNKNGIDWQTLDDKPVKYIFALLVPKQSAGDVHLKMISSLATALLEDEFKDTIISSNDKAELTRYILKMMEEEN comes from the coding sequence ATGAACGAATTACTAAACGAACAGACAACATTCCTAGATGTTGATGAGAAAGACAAAGATGGCATTCTTAAATTTATCAGTCATAAAGCAAAACTACTTGATATTACTGATGATGAAGATGCTTTATATCATGACTTTCTTGAAAGAGAAAAAGAATTCTCTACAGGATTACAAGATGGATTTGCAATCCCACATGCAAGAACAGATAACGTTAAGAAAGTAACAGTTATGTTCTTACGAAATAAAAATGGTATTGATTGGCAGACTCTAGATGACAAGCCAGTTAAATATATTTTCGCATTACTAGTACCTAAACAGAGTGCTGGTGACGTGCATTTGAAGATGATTTCTTCACTTGCAACAGCATTATTAGAAGATGAATTTAAAGATACAATTATTTCATCAAATGATAAGGCTGAATTAACACGTTATATTTTAAAAATGATGGAGGAGGAAAATTAA
- a CDS encoding BglG family transcription antiterminator, whose translation MFNYKRIEDIFNYIRSNDYTTAAKLADLFKVSDRTIRTDINNLNNELQGASVQLKRKAGYYLEIEDEEKFNSFLDSITSKESDIVDLDSSEDRIHFILNKLLYSHDYISADDLADSVYVSKNTFSNYIKIIKKSLPLYNLEYIVKPGVGIKIIGNESDKRDCIINETHPLNEYSTVSTFSKGEKIYYNDVEVNYIVSLLINVFNKHKIQTDDYKLKNLTTYFALMISRILNDDYISVMNNTEIPNNIKEIMNEICESLSDYYDITITRGEKQYISLHFISNIKYNNNSIDDQSIHNLIDSFLEGIYKGYNFDLRDDKILRSDLFYHFRTSISMMELHLENKNPLLNTIKTNYPLPFEISKTILSQSSNIITFPEDDIGYIALHIGAAIERCFSGSIKKKAVYLVCGSGQATARMLEARLHNVFANKLTVVKRLSLIEYLNCTENDFKEIDCVISTIPLEQSYVPTITVDFSLNQQDIEMVSRLITSIDQSKYEKIKKFFDSSLFVHKKKVNSKNELLEELSTLLLNEDIIGDDYLDSVYKREELSNTNMNDVFALPHPLNVFAKQTKVAVAILDEPLKWNGDETVRIVFLLAIKNGDSLNMEHLYDVFIELVNNTKFQREVMCSKTYDQFIKTLIQHIQ comes from the coding sequence ATGTTTAATTACAAAAGAATTGAAGATATTTTTAACTATATACGTAGTAATGATTACACTACTGCTGCAAAGCTAGCAGATTTATTCAAAGTATCAGATCGTACAATTCGTACTGATATTAATAATTTAAATAATGAATTACAGGGAGCAAGTGTACAGTTGAAAAGGAAAGCTGGTTATTATCTGGAAATTGAAGATGAAGAGAAGTTCAATTCATTTCTGGATAGTATAACATCTAAAGAATCTGATATTGTAGATCTTGATTCCAGTGAAGATAGAATACATTTCATATTGAATAAACTACTTTATTCACACGATTATATTTCTGCTGATGATCTTGCTGACTCAGTTTATGTTTCAAAAAATACATTCTCTAATTACATAAAAATAATCAAAAAAAGCCTACCACTTTATAATCTTGAATACATTGTAAAGCCTGGTGTTGGAATAAAAATCATCGGTAATGAATCTGATAAACGAGATTGTATCATAAATGAAACACACCCTTTAAATGAATATTCAACTGTTTCAACATTTTCTAAAGGAGAAAAGATTTACTACAACGATGTTGAAGTCAATTATATTGTTTCTTTATTAATTAATGTTTTCAATAAACATAAAATTCAAACAGATGACTATAAATTAAAGAATCTTACTACTTATTTTGCATTAATGATTTCTAGAATACTTAATGATGACTACATTAGTGTTATGAATAACACAGAAATTCCTAACAATATTAAGGAAATAATGAATGAGATATGTGAGTCATTAAGTGATTATTATGACATAACAATTACTCGTGGTGAAAAACAATATATTTCACTGCATTTTATTTCTAATATTAAGTACAACAATAATTCTATAGATGATCAATCTATACATAATCTTATTGATTCTTTCTTAGAAGGTATCTACAAAGGATATAATTTTGACTTAAGGGATGACAAAATACTAAGATCTGATCTTTTCTATCATTTCCGTACTTCAATATCAATGATGGAACTTCATTTAGAGAATAAAAACCCTTTATTAAATACCATTAAAACGAACTACCCTCTACCATTTGAAATATCAAAGACTATTCTTAGCCAGTCTTCTAATATTATTACTTTCCCTGAAGATGATATAGGATATATCGCTTTACATATTGGTGCAGCGATAGAAAGATGTTTCTCTGGTTCTATCAAGAAAAAAGCCGTTTATCTTGTATGTGGTTCAGGACAAGCAACTGCACGTATGTTAGAGGCAAGATTACATAATGTCTTTGCGAATAAGCTGACTGTTGTCAAAAGATTGTCTCTTATTGAGTATCTAAATTGTACAGAGAATGATTTCAAAGAGATAGATTGTGTTATTTCAACAATTCCTTTAGAACAATCATATGTTCCAACAATTACTGTAGATTTCTCTCTTAATCAACAGGATATAGAAATGGTGTCTCGTTTAATTACATCTATAGATCAAAGTAAATATGAGAAAATCAAAAAGTTCTTTGACTCTTCTTTATTTGTTCACAAGAAAAAAGTGAACTCAAAAAATGAATTGTTAGAAGAACTCAGTACTCTATTGCTTAATGAAGATATCATTGGTGATGATTATCTTGATTCTGTCTATAAACGTGAAGAACTCTCCAATACAAATATGAATGATGTATTTGCATTACCACATCCATTGAATGTTTTTGCAAAACAAACAAAAGTTGCTGTTGCAATATTAGATGAACCACTTAAGTGGAATGGTGATGAAACTGTTAGAATTGTATTCCTTCTAGCAATCAAGAACGGAGATAGTCTTAACATGGAACACTTATATGATGTATTTATTGAACTCGTTAATAACACCAAATTCCAACGTGAAGTTATGTGTTCTAAGACATATGATCAGTTTATTAAAACACTTATACAACATATACAATAA
- a CDS encoding metallophosphoesterase: MELKIGDKYGCLEVIGGCEEAEVDIMPIIKQLAEKEWNKFEYNRYRIFFNFYEYFELSEEETKAYYNKDSMPITFVDKFRNHYRDFKNVEMFLYHDQHPGTFGSLLTAIREKQLYKVRCNKCGKIYYMDADSITCVEWHCCKNPKCANNNPTKQISDYSKSLYSWHSDTNELQVLNHQLAIVDQLGNSLSYYSNDSQVRISYISDIHLGHHLKYYDNDEEKMIRIIGDRLYNSSLSSDIVIFDGDISSDKELFMEFFSYYMRRYDLVSFKRFRNELSKLKAMKEMIADNQWYKISYAKLSMSIEKLKRELLPKFDFIKFDKYKKKYKPTDSNTSAFECYRKVKSFKSLELPDSVIRKIEVVVSLLDLKEKKYKEIEDYKCHREKIKHEIESFESQYCKKVEEITLLDYKHSYQGNVFVVLGNHDYIAFENVDEGVEYYKNQLSKIGITLLHNTYKIGDECLIYGGTGFAKYDTVWNADSLVCCKGFSREDEIKETETFEKGYYDALAYAKKHGLCFICVSHYPVSACLNNHYEKEAIYFTGHTHINEFIKNEEKVVYADNQIGYKSNDIYFKKATTGLYLNPYGELGEGLYKTSVDDYLEFYRYIGEKIGNGKLLNNRLQNGDTDFYVLKRKGYYGFFLMRKTGVSKGISIVNGGATKKLTSSTEMSWICENFDIILSKYLQSMIPLRKLQEQLSKELKDLGLDGKIHGTIVDIDFFHHIMINLYDNSISYYYSPYFGAVEALGSFDDVIKSLSRKHSSILSGNEALDSKKQLDIIQEKYNQKSANSQYLLASIHDKQLIESYEQKTTEITSDKLVPVSRTGEIYGLSRNINQLQRLFSGHVLRLFDLSLTETSPKSFRQTLYTGKRFIYDFTEYVVVEDDGTEMIVAEIVDVEATNKTGSLQSTGVRESFSITALKSAFSKGQSWRYRWVK, from the coding sequence ATGGAATTAAAAATAGGAGATAAATACGGTTGTCTAGAAGTCATCGGAGGTTGTGAGGAAGCAGAGGTAGATATTATGCCTATAATTAAACAACTTGCTGAGAAAGAGTGGAATAAATTTGAATACAATCGCTATAGGATATTTTTTAATTTTTATGAATATTTCGAATTAAGTGAAGAGGAAACGAAGGCTTATTATAATAAAGATTCAATGCCTATAACTTTTGTAGACAAGTTTAGAAATCATTATCGTGATTTTAAAAATGTAGAAATGTTTCTTTATCATGATCAGCATCCTGGTACTTTTGGTAGTCTTTTGACTGCAATTAGAGAAAAGCAGTTGTATAAAGTAAGATGTAATAAATGCGGTAAGATTTATTATATGGATGCTGATAGTATAACTTGCGTTGAATGGCATTGTTGCAAAAATCCAAAGTGTGCCAATAATAATCCAACAAAGCAAATCTCAGATTATTCAAAAAGCTTATATAGCTGGCATTCAGATACAAATGAACTCCAAGTTCTAAATCACCAATTAGCTATAGTGGATCAGCTTGGAAATTCACTTTCATATTACAGCAATGACTCTCAAGTAAGAATTTCATACATTTCAGATATTCATTTGGGACATCATTTAAAATATTATGATAATGATGAAGAGAAGATGATACGTATAATTGGAGATAGACTCTATAATTCATCTTTATCATCAGATATTGTTATATTTGATGGAGATATTTCTTCAGATAAAGAACTCTTTATGGAATTTTTCTCATACTACATGAGAAGATATGATTTAGTCAGTTTTAAAAGATTTAGAAATGAACTGAGTAAATTGAAAGCAATGAAAGAAATGATTGCTGATAATCAGTGGTATAAGATTTCATATGCTAAGTTGTCAATGAGTATAGAAAAATTGAAAAGGGAACTTCTTCCTAAGTTTGATTTTATAAAGTTTGATAAATACAAAAAGAAATATAAACCTACTGACTCTAATACAAGTGCATTTGAATGCTATCGAAAGGTAAAAAGTTTTAAATCCTTAGAATTACCAGATTCAGTTATAAGAAAAATCGAAGTGGTAGTTTCTTTATTGGATTTAAAAGAGAAGAAGTACAAAGAGATAGAAGATTATAAATGTCATAGAGAAAAAATAAAGCATGAAATTGAATCGTTTGAAAGTCAGTATTGTAAGAAAGTTGAAGAAATAACGTTATTAGATTATAAACATTCGTATCAAGGAAACGTATTTGTGGTTTTGGGTAATCATGATTATATTGCGTTTGAAAATGTGGATGAAGGAGTGGAATATTATAAGAATCAGTTATCAAAAATAGGAATCACTCTTTTACACAATACTTATAAAATAGGTGATGAATGTCTTATTTATGGTGGTACAGGATTTGCAAAGTATGATACAGTTTGGAATGCAGATAGTTTAGTATGTTGCAAGGGATTTTCAAGAGAAGACGAGATAAAAGAAACAGAAACTTTTGAAAAAGGATATTATGATGCATTAGCATATGCTAAAAAGCATGGTCTTTGTTTTATATGTGTATCTCATTATCCAGTATCTGCTTGTTTAAATAATCATTATGAAAAGGAAGCTATTTACTTTACTGGACATACACATATAAATGAATTCATAAAGAATGAAGAGAAAGTTGTTTATGCAGATAATCAGATTGGCTATAAAAGTAATGATATTTACTTCAAGAAAGCAACAACTGGATTATATTTAAATCCATACGGTGAATTAGGTGAAGGATTATATAAGACCTCAGTAGATGATTATTTAGAGTTTTATAGATATATCGGTGAAAAAATAGGTAATGGAAAGTTATTAAATAATAGATTACAGAATGGTGATACTGATTTCTATGTACTTAAGCGTAAGGGATATTATGGATTCTTTTTGATGAGGAAGACAGGAGTTTCAAAAGGAATTTCTATAGTAAACGGTGGTGCAACAAAAAAATTGACATCATCAACAGAAATGAGTTGGATTTGTGAGAATTTTGATATTATTTTATCTAAATATTTGCAATCTATGATTCCATTAAGAAAGCTTCAGGAACAGCTATCAAAGGAATTAAAAGATTTAGGACTAGATGGTAAAATCCATGGCACTATAGTCGATATTGATTTTTTTCACCATATTATGATTAATCTTTATGATAACAGTATTAGTTATTACTATTCTCCATATTTTGGTGCAGTTGAAGCATTAGGTTCATTTGATGATGTTATTAAGTCTTTATCGAGAAAGCATAGCTCTATTTTATCTGGAAATGAAGCTTTGGATTCTAAGAAACAATTAGATATAATTCAAGAGAAATATAATCAAAAATCAGCAAATTCGCAATATCTATTAGCTTCTATTCATGATAAGCAATTGATAGAATCATATGAACAAAAAACAACTGAAATAACAAGTGATAAGTTAGTGCCAGTGAGTAGAACAGGTGAAATTTATGGGTTGTCTAGAAACATCAATCAATTACAGCGATTGTTTAGTGGACATGTGTTAAGACTATTTGATTTAAGTTTAACTGAAACAAGTCCGAAATCATTCAGACAAACATTGTATACTGGCAAAAGATTTATATATGATTTTACTGAATATGTGGTGGTTGAAGATGATGGGACTGAGATGATTGTTGCTGAAATAGTTGATGTGGAAGCAACTAATAAAACGGGAAGTTTGCAATCGACAGGAGTTAGAGAAAGTTTTTCTATCACTGCATTAAAAAGTGCGTTTTCTAAAGGCCAATCATGGCGTTATAGGTGGGTAAAGTAG
- a CDS encoding tryptophan synthase subunit alpha — translation MSSVGVTGVRSKIVTDIGAMVDLIREVTDVPLAVEFGISKPEQTKKMASQSDGAIVGNAIIKIIEKYGKDAPQYVEAYVKEMVKALK, via the coding sequence GTGTCTTCTGTAGGTGTTACTGGTGTACGTTCAAAGATTGTAACTGATATTGGTGCAATGGTTGACTTAATACGTGAAGTCACAGATGTACCTTTAGCGGTCGAATTTGGAATCTCTAAACCAGAGCAGACAAAAAAGATGGCATCTCAATCAGATGGTGCCATCGTTGGTAATGCGATTATTAAGATTATTGAAAAATATGGAAAAGATGCCCCGCAATATGTAGAAGCATATGTAAAAGAGATGGTGAAAGCACTTAAGTAA
- a CDS encoding CvpA family protein, which translates to MHYRLGRELKALSKIFTLIGILVNAFLLYHYLGNNYLLSRKIYYAVIFVFLMILVWVFGKAINGIGVMLTTQGKMLHEPKLEEPENEESIKSTFMAFCHAFKKNKKVFVSLIVVCVLLLGGGIYAKVNYDINHVYDGIWKIEGDLEGNYFDIRGDDVAFFETNRGEEKRESEYKCIYAGSRTNNEVRFYCYTYDYTSNYDYKSKEIDQTIHLNRINNNELEVNGKRYNRIPD; encoded by the coding sequence ATGCACTATAGATTAGGAAGGGAACTTAAAGCATTATCAAAGATTTTTACGCTAATAGGTATACTAGTGAATGCATTTCTTTTGTATCATTATCTAGGAAATAATTATTTACTAAGTAGAAAAATCTATTACGCAGTCATTTTCGTATTCTTAATGATTCTTGTATGGGTATTTGGAAAGGCAATAAATGGAATAGGGGTCATGCTTACAACTCAAGGTAAGATGTTACATGAACCAAAATTAGAAGAGCCTGAAAATGAAGAATCTATCAAAAGTACATTTATGGCATTCTGCCATGCATTCAAGAAGAATAAAAAAGTATTTGTTTCACTCATTGTCGTATGTGTTCTTCTACTTGGTGGTGGTATTTATGCGAAAGTAAATTATGATATTAACCATGTATATGATGGAATATGGAAGATAGAAGGAGATCTAGAAGGAAATTATTTTGATATACGTGGTGATGATGTAGCATTCTTTGAAACAAATAGGGGTGAGGAGAAAAGAGAATCAGAGTATAAATGTATATATGCAGGAAGTCGAACAAATAACGAAGTAAGATTCTATTGTTATACTTATGATTATACAAGTAATTATGATTATAAATCAAAAGAGATTGATCAGACTATTCACCTTAATAGAATAAACAATAATGAACTTGAAGTAAATGGAAAGAGATATAATAGAATTCCAGATTAG
- a CDS encoding GNAT family N-acetyltransferase, translated as MNNTLTFRFAKRSDTALILQFIKELAAYEKMLDEVVADESTLETWIFDKQKAEVIFAVVDNKEIGFALFFHNFSTFLGRSGIYLEDLYVKPECRGNGYGKAILKKLASIAVERGCGRLEWWCLDWNKPSIDFYLSLGGKPMSDWTVYRITEDTLKELADYEEVFL; from the coding sequence ATGAACAATACTCTTACATTTAGATTTGCGAAGCGTAGTGATACAGCACTTATTCTTCAATTCATTAAAGAATTAGCTGCTTATGAGAAGATGCTAGATGAAGTAGTTGCAGATGAATCCACACTTGAAACATGGATATTTGATAAACAGAAAGCAGAAGTGATCTTTGCGGTAGTAGATAATAAAGAAATAGGTTTTGCCTTATTCTTCCATAACTTCTCTACATTCCTAGGACGTTCTGGTATTTATCTAGAAGATTTGTATGTAAAACCAGAATGTCGTGGAAACGGTTATGGTAAGGCAATTCTTAAGAAGCTCGCTTCTATTGCAGTAGAACGTGGCTGTGGACGTTTAGAATGGTGGTGTCTTGACTGGAATAAGCCTAGTATTGATTTCTATTTATCTCTAGGTGGCAAGCCTATGTCAGATTGGACAGTATATAGAATTACTGAAGATACTCTAAAAGAACTCGCAGACTACGAGGAGGTGTTCCTATGA
- a CDS encoding NUDIX hydrolase N-terminal domain-containing protein, translating to MDKVLEWAKELQSLAQAGLFYGHDVYDKERYQRIREIAAEMMLTRTDVPAEKIHGLFCNDVGYQTPKVDTRAAIFKDGKILLVKEKGQWSVPGGWCEFNLSPADNVVKETKEEAGLDVCVKKVISVQDRDKHNLPPYAYGVVKIFYLCEVLGGKFVENIETTESRYFSKEELPELAEHKCNKEQILMCFDAYQSDHWTVTFD from the coding sequence ATGGACAAAGTATTAGAATGGGCAAAAGAATTACAGAGCCTTGCACAAGCAGGACTTTTCTATGGACACGATGTATATGATAAAGAGCGTTATCAGCGTATAAGAGAGATTGCAGCAGAAATGATGTTAACAAGAACAGATGTACCAGCCGAAAAGATTCATGGATTATTCTGTAATGATGTAGGCTATCAAACGCCAAAAGTAGACACTCGTGCAGCTATATTCAAGGATGGAAAGATTCTTCTTGTAAAAGAAAAAGGGCAATGGTCTGTTCCTGGAGGATGGTGTGAATTTAATCTTTCTCCTGCTGATAATGTAGTGAAAGAAACTAAAGAAGAAGCAGGATTGGATGTCTGTGTTAAAAAGGTCATATCTGTACAAGATAGAGATAAGCATAACCTTCCACCTTATGCTTATGGTGTTGTAAAGATTTTCTACTTATGTGAAGTACTAGGTGGAAAGTTTGTTGAAAATATAGAAACAACTGAAAGTAGATATTTTTCTAAAGAAGAACTTCCAGAATTAGCTGAACATAAATGTAACAAAGAACAAATACTGATGTGTTTTGACGCTTATCAATCTGATCATTGGACAGTAACTTTTGATTAG
- a CDS encoding HTH domain-containing protein → MGVNYFSDEQVKELEKNPYVKKVSIKSITYSEKFKELFWIDLQKGMMPGNIFRKYGFDPHMLGSSRTLKFTDRVRKEAAREEGFKDTRGTKSGRPSTKNLTIEEQLERLKQKNKILQQENDFLKRVRFINRKQILKLQKGKQ, encoded by the coding sequence ATGGGAGTAAACTATTTTAGTGATGAACAAGTAAAGGAACTCGAAAAGAATCCATATGTAAAGAAAGTATCTATCAAAAGCATAACCTATTCAGAAAAATTCAAAGAACTCTTCTGGATTGATTTACAGAAAGGCATGATGCCTGGAAACATATTTAGAAAGTATGGATTTGATCCTCATATGTTAGGATCTAGTCGAACTCTCAAGTTCACAGATCGTGTAAGGAAAGAAGCAGCAAGGGAAGAAGGATTCAAGGATACCAGAGGCACAAAATCCGGAAGACCTTCTACAAAGAATCTTACCATTGAGGAACAGCTAGAAAGGCTTAAGCAGAAAAATAAAATTCTCCAGCAGGAGAACGATTTTTTAAAAAGAGTGAGATTTATCAACAGAAAGCAAATATTAAAACTGCAGAAGGGCAAACAATAA
- a CDS encoding IS3 family transposase, whose protein sequence is MFQEVGSIHGRNEKVISEKEEQDRKDFELILEAYRFKGYDKGRRGIHMRLLHMGIVINHKKISRLMKKYGLFCPIRKANPARRMAKAMKTSNYADNILNRHFEEYGPGYVLETDITYLFYGHKRSKAYLSVIKDGFTKQILAYVLSPSLEVDFVLETINQLYSKHKHNIHTDALIHSDQGVHYTSVKFIDLLKSLEIRQSMSRRGNCWDNAPQESFFGHMKDEIGRYTENACSYEELKEIIDSYMVYYNNDRYQYNLAKLSPNEYFEYYITGEYPLIHVAKEPDEYKEKFRQIRNNLDRNSTLEKLVAILQRITHFKQSIR, encoded by the coding sequence GTGTTTCAAGAAGTGGGTTCTATTCATGGAAGAAACGAAAAGGTTATAAGCGAAAAAGAAGAACAAGACCGTAAGGATTTTGAACTGATTTTAGAAGCATACAGGTTCAAAGGATATGACAAGGGCAGACGTGGTATTCATATGCGTCTTCTTCACATGGGCATTGTGATAAACCATAAAAAGATTTCAAGACTGATGAAGAAATACGGACTATTCTGTCCAATAAGAAAAGCCAATCCTGCAAGAAGAATGGCTAAGGCAATGAAAACATCAAATTATGCAGATAATATTCTAAACAGACACTTCGAGGAATATGGTCCTGGATATGTGCTTGAAACAGATATTACTTATCTATTCTACGGTCACAAAAGATCTAAAGCCTATCTATCGGTGATAAAGGATGGATTTACAAAGCAGATTCTTGCATATGTATTATCACCGTCTTTAGAAGTAGACTTTGTCCTGGAGACAATCAATCAGCTTTACAGTAAACATAAGCATAATATTCACACTGATGCTTTGATACACAGTGATCAGGGTGTGCATTATACAAGTGTCAAGTTTATTGACTTACTCAAGAGCCTGGAAATCAGACAGTCAATGTCAAGAAGAGGAAACTGCTGGGACAACGCTCCCCAGGAATCCTTCTTCGGACATATGAAAGATGAGATAGGTAGATATACAGAGAATGCCTGCTCATATGAAGAACTAAAGGAAATAATAGATTCCTATATGGTTTATTACAACAATGATCGTTATCAGTACAATCTGGCCAAACTTTCACCAAATGAATATTTTGAATATTATATAACTGGTGAATACCCACTAATTCATGTCGCAAAGGAGCCTGATGAATATAAGGAAAAATTCAGACAGATAAGAAATAATCTTGATAGAAACTCAACGCTCGAGAAATTAGTAGCTATCCTTCAAAGAATAACTCATTTCAAACAGTCCATCAGGTAG
- a CDS encoding nucleotidyl transferase AbiEii/AbiGii toxin family protein: MYLTPAQIKGKIKNLAKKNGTDPIALLRIYMMERFLERIRYSKYKDDFIIKGGILVTSMIGIAMRSTMDIDTTIRNFDLTKEETTKIISEIKDIVLDDHIEFALKDVLDVMDKMEYPGLRVHIDAKLEELVVPIKIDISTGDVITPNEIKYEYPLLLEERTIQL; the protein is encoded by the coding sequence ATGTATTTGACTCCTGCACAAATAAAAGGAAAGATCAAGAATTTAGCTAAGAAAAATGGTACAGATCCAATTGCTTTGTTGAGAATATATATGATGGAACGTTTTCTGGAGCGAATAAGGTATTCAAAGTATAAAGATGATTTTATAATCAAAGGCGGAATATTGGTGACTTCTATGATTGGTATTGCAATGCGTTCGACAATGGATATTGATACAACAATACGTAATTTTGATTTAACGAAGGAAGAAACAACGAAAATTATCAGCGAGATTAAAGATATAGTTCTTGATGATCATATTGAATTTGCTTTGAAAGACGTGTTAGATGTCATGGATAAAATGGAATATCCGGGATTAAGAGTTCATATAGATGCAAAACTTGAAGAACTTGTGGTTCCGATTAAAATAGATATATCTACAGGGGATGTAATCACGCCAAATGAAATAAAATATGAATATCCATTGTTGTTAGAAGAAAGAACGATACAGTTATAA